In one Rhodothermales bacterium genomic region, the following are encoded:
- the wecB gene encoding UDP-N-acetylglucosamine 2-epimerase (non-hydrolyzing): MKVFNVVGARPNFMKIGPLHRAFTRSGVFESVIVHTGQHYDERMSDVFFTQLGLPKPDIFLGVGSGTHAAQTARIMIAFEGALMEHRPDLVLVVGDVNSTVACTLVAAKCGVPVAHVEAGLRSGDRTMPEEINRIVTDSISDYLFVTEQSGMDNLRREGVADEKVFMVGNVMIDSLVQFRETASASPIMGELGLNRRGFILMTMHRPANVDDEAQLVLVVETIERLCAVSVVAMPMHPRTRARLEATGLMARLDALSNLVLTDPLGYLEFLRLMDNASIVVTDSGGVQEETTYLRIPCLTLRDNTERPVTIELGTNELLPLDPAVIRARVDAIRAGRAKHGRVPPLWDGNAANRIVEVLEQVFRPAMS; the protein is encoded by the coding sequence ATGAAAGTCTTCAACGTCGTCGGCGCTCGCCCCAACTTCATGAAAATCGGGCCCTTACACCGCGCTTTTACACGCAGCGGGGTGTTCGAATCCGTTATCGTCCATACGGGGCAGCATTATGACGAGCGCATGAGCGATGTCTTTTTCACCCAACTCGGGCTGCCGAAGCCAGACATATTCCTCGGGGTGGGAAGCGGCACTCATGCGGCGCAGACCGCGCGGATCATGATCGCGTTCGAAGGGGCGTTGATGGAGCATCGGCCCGACCTCGTGCTCGTCGTGGGGGATGTGAATTCGACGGTGGCGTGTACCCTGGTGGCGGCCAAGTGCGGGGTGCCGGTAGCGCACGTCGAAGCCGGCCTGCGCAGTGGGGACCGCACCATGCCCGAAGAAATCAACCGCATCGTCACGGATAGCATTTCGGACTACCTCTTTGTCACCGAGCAGAGCGGGATGGATAACCTGCGGCGCGAGGGCGTGGCCGACGAAAAAGTGTTCATGGTGGGGAATGTGATGATCGATTCGCTGGTCCAATTTCGGGAAACCGCCTCCGCGAGCCCGATTATGGGCGAACTCGGTCTGAATCGGCGCGGGTTCATCTTGATGACCATGCATCGGCCGGCGAATGTGGACGATGAGGCCCAGCTTGTACTGGTCGTCGAGACCATCGAGCGCCTCTGCGCGGTTTCGGTGGTGGCCATGCCCATGCATCCCCGCACACGCGCACGGTTGGAAGCGACGGGCTTGATGGCCCGGCTCGACGCGCTCTCGAATCTGGTGCTGACCGACCCGCTGGGGTACCTCGAGTTTTTGCGGTTGATGGACAACGCGTCGATCGTCGTGACCGATTCCGGGGGAGTCCAGGAAGAAACTACCTACCTGCGGATTCCATGCCTCACCCTGCGTGATAACACGGAGCGGCCCGTTACGATCGAACTGGGCACCAACGAACTGCTCCCGCTCGACCCGGCCGTCATCCGGGCGCGGGTGGACGCCATCCGCGCCGGCCGGGCGAAACACGGGCGGGTCCCTCCCCTGTGGGATGGGAATGCGGCAAACCGTATCGTGGAGGTGCTGGAGCAGGTGTTTCGGCCGGCAATGTCATGA